One window from the genome of Bradyrhizobium xenonodulans encodes:
- the hypA gene encoding hydrogenase maturation nickel metallochaperone HypA — protein MHEMALCQGIVEIVEEEARGRAFSKVKAVCLEIGALSHVAPEAMIFCFEAVAARTIAQGATLDIVETPGTAWCMACSTSVAIKRRHEPCPACGSYQLQVISGEEMRVKALEVG, from the coding sequence ATGCATGAGATGGCGCTTTGCCAAGGCATCGTCGAGATCGTCGAGGAGGAGGCCCGCGGGCGGGCGTTCTCCAAGGTGAAGGCAGTGTGCCTCGAGATCGGCGCGTTGAGCCATGTTGCGCCGGAGGCGATGATATTCTGCTTCGAAGCGGTCGCAGCACGCACCATTGCACAAGGTGCGACCCTGGACATCGTCGAGACGCCTGGGACCGCCTGGTGCATGGCCTGCTCGACAAGCGTCGCAATCAAGCGGCGCCATGAGCCATGCCCTGCCTGCGGCAGCTATCAATTGCAGGTGATCAGTGGAGAAGAGATGCGGGTCAAGGCATTGGAGGTCGGCTGA